One window of the Bombus affinis isolate iyBomAffi1 chromosome 10, iyBomAffi1.2, whole genome shotgun sequence genome contains the following:
- the LOC126921395 gene encoding succinate dehydrogenase [ubiquinone] cytochrome b small subunit, mitochondrial, translating to MMLKKIVSPTIIHKVKQLELLSKSNLFANSCKLPQFGRTSSSLANVRQCLNSGTTSNRTNCLTKFPATTTLGTQISRNASTSTGDHVRMWVMERIVSTALPILIPAALIAENPILDGVMSVLVVMHSHWGLEAVITDYARPSVVGPVVPKILHFTLLMISAATLCGLFVLINNGPGVSRAVKDAWAIGKTPPQTIPASNEE from the exons aaTTACTTTCAAAATCTAATCTTTTTGCAAATTCTTGCAAACTGCCTCAATTTGGTAGAACATCTAGTAGTCTTGCCAACGTTAGACAATGTTTAAATTCTGGTACAACTAGCAATAGAACCAATTGCTTAACAAAG TTCCCAGCAACTACCACTTTAGGTACACAAATAAGCCGCAATGCAAGTACATCTACAGGTGATCATGTACGTATGTGGGTCATGGAAAGAATTGTCTCAACAGCACTACCAATTTTGATACCTGCTGCTTTAATAGCAGAAAATCCAATTCTTGATGGTGTAATGTCTGTATTAGTTGTAATGCACTCACACTG GGGTTTGGAAGCTGTTATTACAGACTATGCACGTCCTAGTGTTGTTGGACCTGTAGTACCAAAAATTCTGCACTTTACATTGCTTATGATCTCAGCAGCTACACTGTGTGGTCTGTTTGTACTCATAAATAATGGTCCTGGGGTTTCAAGAGCTGTGAAAGATGCTTGGGCAATTGGCAAAACACCCCCACAAACCATACCTGCCTCTAATGAAGAATAA